In Callospermophilus lateralis isolate mCalLat2 chromosome 18, mCalLat2.hap1, whole genome shotgun sequence, one DNA window encodes the following:
- the Lrfn3 gene encoding leucine-rich repeat and fibronectin type-III domain-containing protein 3, with amino-acid sequence MAVLPLLLCLLPLAPASSPPQPATSSPCPRRCRCQTQSLPLSVLCPGAGLLFVPPSLDRRAAELRLADNFIAAVRRRDLANMTGLLHLSLSRNTIRHVAAGAFADLRALRALHLDGNRLTSLGEGQLRGLVNLRHLILSNNQLAALAASALDDCAETLEDLDLSYNNLEQLPWEALGRLGNVNTLGLDHNLLASVPAGAFSRLHKLARLDMTSNRLTTIPPDPLFSRLPLLARPRGSPASALVLAFGGNPLHCNCELVWLRRLAREDDLEACASPPALGGRYFWAVGEEEFVCEPPVVTHRSPPLAVPAGRPAALRCRAVGDPEPRVRWVSPQGRLLGNSSRARAFPNGTLELLVTEPGDGGIFTCIAANAAGEATAAVELTVGPPPPPQLANSTSCDPPRDGDPDALTPPSAASASAKVADTVPPTDRGVQVTEHGATAALVQWPDQRPIPGIRMYQIQYNSSADDILVYRMIPADSRSFLLTDLASGRTYDLCVLAVYEDSATGLTATRPVGCARFSTEPALRPCGAPHAPFLGGTMIIALGGVIVASVLVFIFVLLMRYKVHGGQPPGKAKTPAPVSSVCSQTNGALGPTPTAPAPEPSAPRAHTVVQLDCESWGPSHEPTGP; translated from the exons ATGGCCGTCCTCCCGTTGCTCCTGTGCCTGCTACCGCTGGCCCCTGCCTCGTCTCCACCCCAGCCAGCCACATCCAGCCCGTGTCCCCGCCGTTGTCGCTGCCAGACCCAGTCACTGCCCCTAAGTGTGCTGTGTCCAGGGGCAGGCCTTCTGTTCGTGCCACCCTCGCTGGATCGCCGTGCAGCCGAGCTGCGCCTAGCAGACAACTTCATTGCGGCTGTACGCCGCCGCGACCTGGCCAACATGACCGGCCTGCTGCATCTGAGCCTGTCTCGCAACACCATCCGCCACGTGGCAGCCGGCGCCTTTGCTGACCTCCGTGCCCTGCGTGCCCTACACCTAGATGGTAACCGACTGACCTCGCTGGGCGAGGGACAGCTACGTGGCCTGGTCAACTTGCGCCACCTCATCCTGAGCAACAACCAGCTGGCAGCCCTGGCAGCTAGTGCCCTGGACGACTGTGCCGAGACACTGGAGGACCTCGATCTCTCCTACAACAACCTCGAGCAGCTGCCCTGGGAGGCTTTGGGCCGCCTGGGCAATGTCAACACGCTGGGCCTtgaccataacttgctggcttctgTGCCTGCTGGCGCCTTTTCCCGCCTGCACAAGCTGGCACGGCTGGACATGACCTCCAACCGCCTGACCACCATCCCACCTGACCCCCTCTTCTCTCGCCTGCCGCTGCTTGCCCGGCCCCGTGGCTCTCCTGCCTCCGCCCTGGTGTTGGCCTTTGGTGGGAACCCCCTGCACTGCAACTGCGAGCTGGTGTGGCTGCGGCGGCTGGCTCGGGAAGACGACCTCGAGGCTTGTGCCTCGCCCCCTGCACTGGGGGGCCGCTACTTCTGGGCTGTGGGTGAGGAGGAGTTTGTGTGTGAACCACCTGTGGTGACCCACCGCTCACCACCCCTAGCAGTGCCTGCAGGTCGACCAGCTGCTCTGCGCTGCCGGGCAGTAGGGGACCCAGAACCCCGTGTGCGCTGGGTGTCACCCCAAGGCCGGCTACTGGGCAACTCGAGCCGTGCTCGTGCCTTCCCTAATGGGACACTGGAGCTGCTGGTCACCGAGCCAGGCGATGGTGGCATCTTCACCTGCATTGCGGCCAATGCAGCTGGTGAGGCCACGGCTGCTGTTGAGCTGACCGTGGGTCCCCCACCACCCCCACAGCTAGCCAATAGTACCAGCTGTGACCCCCCGCGGGACGGGGATCCTGATGCCCTCACCCCGCCCTCTGCTGCCTCGGCCTCCGCCAAGGTGGCTGACACCGTGCCCCCTACTGACCGTGGCGTCCAAGTGACTGAGCATGGAGCCACAGCTGCTCTCGTCCAGTGGCCAGATCAGCGGCCCATCCCAGGCATCCGCATGTACCAGATCCAGTACAACAGCTCAGCTGATGACATCCTCGTGTACAG GATGATCCCAGCAGACAGCCGCTCGTTCCTGTTGACAGACCTGGCGTCAGGCCGGACCTACGATCTGTGCGTGCTTGCGGTGTACGAGGATAGCGCGACGGGGCTGACCGCCACGCGGCCCGTGGGCTGTGCCCGCTTCTCCACCGAGCCTGCGTTGCGGCCGTGCGGAGCCCCGCACGCACCCTTCCTGGGCGGCACAATGATCATCGCGCTTGGTGGTGTCATCGTGGCCTCGGTACTGGTCTTCATCTTCGTGCTGCTTATGCGCTATAAGGTGCACGGTGGCCAGCCCCCCGGCAAGGCCAAGACACCCGCACCTGTCAGCAGCGTTTGCTCCCAGACCAATGGCGCCCTGGGTCCCACGCCCACTGCACCTGCCCCTGAGCCCTCCGCACCCAGGGCCCACACCGTTGTCCAGCTGGACTGCGAGTCCTGGGGGCCCAGCCACGAACCCACGGGACCCTAG